The following proteins are encoded in a genomic region of Paenibacillus sp. FSL H3-0469:
- a CDS encoding YuzB family protein, translated as MRPIIEFCASNIGHGTEPLKLKLEQNPEYDVVEYGCLNNCGECYLQPFAMVDGEIIEADSPAALEEAIEAAIKEAEAWDNLEID; from the coding sequence ATGAGACCAATTATAGAATTCTGTGCCAGCAACATCGGCCACGGTACTGAACCGCTCAAGCTTAAGCTGGAACAAAACCCTGAATATGATGTAGTGGAGTACGGCTGTCTGAACAACTGCGGAGAGTGTTATCTCCAGCCGTTCGCCATGGTGGACGGGGAGATCATTGAGGCCGATTCCCCTGCTGCTCTGGAAGAGGCCATAGAAGCCGCCATAAAAGAGGCAGAAGCCTGGGACAACCTGGAGATTGACTAA
- a CDS encoding NifU family protein: MSENVQSATMYDEVLEVLDKLRPFLQRDGGDVELIDVEDGIVKLKLMGACGSCPSSTITLKAGIERALIEEVEGVEEVVQVF, translated from the coding sequence ATGAGTGAGAATGTACAAAGCGCAACCATGTACGATGAAGTACTGGAAGTCCTTGATAAACTTCGTCCGTTCCTGCAGCGCGATGGCGGTGACGTGGAACTGATTGATGTTGAAGACGGCATCGTTAAGCTGAAGCTTATGGGTGCATGCGGCAGTTGCCCAAGCTCCACGATCACGCTAAAAGCCGGGATCGAACGCGCCCTGATTGAAGAAGTAGAAGGCGTGGAAGAAGTCGTTCAGGTATTCTAA
- a CDS encoding MetQ/NlpA family ABC transporter substrate-binding protein translates to MKKVLLTLFSLTLVLVLAACGNNKANNAANSAATTAPTEAAGAEATTEPAAEPVTLVIGASAVPHAEILKAIAPQLEAQGIKLEIKEFSDYILPNTQLAEKQLDANFFQHKPYLDDQNTKNGTDLVAVTAVHVEPFGAYSKKIKSIDELAEGAKVAIPNDATNGGRALILLAKNGLIKLKDDTNIASTKADITENTKKLDIIELDAAMLPRQLDEVDLALINTNFALDAKLSPTKDALFIEGGDSPYANLLVARPDNKDSDAIQKLAAALTSPEAKAFIEKQYDGAIIPAF, encoded by the coding sequence ATGAAAAAAGTACTGCTTACATTATTCAGCCTGACCTTGGTATTGGTACTTGCCGCTTGCGGAAACAACAAGGCGAATAACGCCGCGAATTCTGCTGCGACAACGGCACCTACGGAAGCCGCTGGTGCAGAAGCGACTACAGAGCCTGCGGCAGAACCGGTAACTCTAGTGATTGGTGCCTCTGCTGTACCGCATGCGGAAATCCTCAAAGCGATTGCCCCGCAGCTTGAAGCCCAAGGCATTAAGCTGGAGATCAAAGAATTCTCGGATTATATCCTGCCGAATACACAGCTTGCCGAGAAGCAGCTCGATGCGAACTTCTTCCAGCACAAGCCTTACCTGGATGATCAGAACACCAAGAACGGCACAGATCTCGTAGCTGTAACCGCTGTTCATGTAGAGCCATTTGGCGCCTATTCCAAGAAAATCAAATCGATAGACGAATTGGCAGAGGGTGCAAAGGTTGCGATTCCGAATGATGCAACGAACGGAGGCCGCGCCTTGATTCTGCTGGCGAAGAACGGTCTGATCAAGCTGAAGGATGACACCAATATTGCCTCTACCAAAGCGGATATCACTGAGAACACCAAGAAGCTGGATATCATTGAGCTGGATGCAGCCATGCTGCCCCGTCAGCTGGATGAAGTAGACCTGGCGCTGATCAACACTAACTTTGCCCTGGATGCCAAGCTGTCTCCTACGAAGGATGCGTTGTTCATTGAAGGCGGAGATTCCCCGTATGCCAACCTGCTGGTAGCCCGTCCTGACAACAAGGATTCGGATGCCATTCAGAAGCTGGCGGCAGCGCTGACTTCCCCGGAAGCGAAGGCATTCATCGAAAAGCAATACGACGGAGCGATTATTCCAGCATTCTAA